One window from the genome of Lentisphaerota bacterium encodes:
- a CDS encoding chemotaxis protein CheB, which yields EEVYSLAMTFKEAMDKCRPRENGALQIFGTDLDHDAIDKARQGLYSSAIAADVSDERLKRFFIKEEHGYRMSKEIREMVIFAPQNIIMDAPFTKLDILCCRNLLIYLTAEIQKKLIPLFHYSLKPGGILFLGSSETIGNSTGLFTPLNAKSRLFRRLEAGSSPRAVEFPSSFTSGLAVGSEPRPSPKATASFQSMADQLILQRYAPASVIANDSGDILYISGRTGNYLEPAAGKANWNLFAMLREGLHYELSAAFQKALRQKAPVALHGLTVRSGGVEQGVDVTVQRLYEDGPLQGLVMIVFTPVAAGTREAARPAKAQSRSARPAELEHELLQVRAEARTIHEEMQTAQEEFRSTNEELQSTNEELQSTNEELMTSKEEMQSLNEELQTVNAELQSKVDELSRVSNDMKNLLDSTEIATLFLDNDLNVRRFTPHATKIIKLIPTDVGRPVTDLVSDLRYAALPADAQKVLRSQFSIEKAIRAQDGRWFTVRIMPYRTLDDRIDGVVITFSDITVSKTLEATLRARHSCPRKENPVRPRRPDRRTKRAKP from the coding sequence GGAGGAGGTCTACTCGCTGGCGATGACCTTCAAGGAGGCGATGGATAAATGCCGGCCCCGGGAGAACGGCGCCCTGCAGATTTTCGGCACCGATCTGGATCACGACGCCATTGACAAGGCCCGGCAGGGACTCTATTCATCCGCGATCGCGGCCGATGTGTCGGACGAACGGCTGAAGCGGTTCTTCATCAAGGAGGAACACGGCTACCGGATGAGCAAGGAAATTCGCGAGATGGTCATATTCGCGCCGCAGAATATCATCATGGACGCGCCCTTTACCAAGCTGGATATCCTGTGCTGCCGCAACCTGCTGATTTATCTGACCGCCGAGATACAGAAAAAGCTGATTCCGCTGTTTCATTACAGCCTCAAACCCGGCGGCATCCTGTTTCTGGGCAGCTCCGAGACCATCGGCAATAGCACCGGGCTTTTCACACCGCTCAACGCGAAGTCGCGCCTGTTCCGGCGCCTCGAGGCGGGTTCATCGCCGAGGGCGGTTGAGTTTCCATCTTCTTTCACATCCGGTCTGGCCGTCGGGTCTGAACCCCGTCCGTCGCCGAAGGCGACGGCCAGTTTCCAGTCCATGGCGGATCAACTGATTCTGCAGCGGTATGCGCCGGCGTCCGTGATCGCGAATGATTCAGGCGACATCTTGTACATCAGCGGGCGAACCGGCAACTACCTAGAGCCGGCTGCCGGCAAGGCCAACTGGAACCTGTTCGCCATGCTTCGCGAAGGGCTGCATTACGAGTTGAGCGCCGCCTTCCAGAAAGCGCTCAGGCAAAAAGCCCCCGTGGCGCTTCACGGCTTGACGGTCAGATCCGGCGGCGTGGAGCAGGGCGTGGACGTGACGGTCCAGAGACTTTATGAAGACGGACCCCTGCAGGGCTTGGTGATGATCGTCTTCACCCCTGTGGCCGCGGGAACGAGGGAGGCGGCACGTCCGGCGAAGGCGCAATCTCGCAGCGCACGGCCGGCAGAACTGGAGCATGAACTCCTGCAAGTCCGCGCCGAGGCGCGCACCATCCACGAGGAGATGCAAACCGCGCAGGAGGAATTCCGTTCGACCAACGAGGAATTGCAGTCGACCAACGAGGAGCTGCAGTCGACCAACGAGGAGCTCATGACGTCGAAAGAGGAGATGCAATCGCTGAACGAGGAACTCCAGACCGTCAACGCCGAGCTGCAATCCAAGGTGGACGAGCTTTCGCGCGTCAGCAACGACATGAAGAATCTGCTCGACAGCACCGAGATCGCCACCCTCTTCCTGGACAATGACCTCAACGTGCGGCGATTCACCCCCCATGCGACGAAGATCATCAAGCTCATTCCGACCGATGTGGGACGGCCCGTAACCGATCTGGTCTCGGATCTGCGCTACGCGGCGTTGCCTGCGGATGCGCAAAAGGTGCTGCGGTCGCAATTTTCGATCGAGAAGGCGATCAGGGCGCAGGACGGCCGCTGGTTCACCGTGCGCATCATGCCCTACCGGACGCTGGACGACCGGATCGACGGCGTCGTGATCACCTTCTCGGACATCACCGTGTCCAAGACGCTGGAGGCCACATTGCGGGCCCGGCATTCCTGTCCGCGGAAAGAAAATCCGGTCCGCCCCCGCCGGCCGGATCGCCGCACGAAGCGGGCGAAGCCGTAG